The following is a genomic window from Thermoplasmata archaeon.
ACCACCGGGACGCGGCCGTGCTCGAGGAACTGCTCGAACGGCACGAGGCTCTGCGCGCGCTCTCCCCGATTGGGCTCGCGGACGTTCGCGTGATCTCCTTCCGCGGGTATCCGGTCATGGCGATGATGCGCATTCCGACCCAAGCTTCCGGAGGCAAAGCGAACCTCCACCTTGGCGCGTTAGCCGCCGGCGTGAGGCTCTCGACGGGCACGATCGTCCACTGCGTCTGGCGGGGGGCACCGCAGCCGAATCATCCCGACACGGGCACGCCCCTCCTCGGCCAAACCGTTCCGTTCTGGGACGAGATCCTCGAACTCGCCGCGGAAGCCCAGCGCCTCTCCGGCCTCGGCTTCGCGGGCGTGGACATCTCCATCGATGCGCGACAAGGCCCCGTCGTCATGGAAGTGAATCGACGGCCGGGATTGGAGATCCAGGTCGCGAACGCCGCGGGTCTCTTACGGCGGCTGCGGCTGATCGAGGGACTCCCGGACGGCCACCTCCCGGTGGAGGAGCGGCTCCAGGTCGTTCGGGAATTCGACGCGGGGCATTGGGGCGTCAGCCCTTTGGCGAGCCGTCGTTCGGGAACTCCGGTGGACGAGCCGGCATGAGCTTTGCACCGAGGTTCCGAACCTAGAGGTACCCCAGCGCCCGCTTCCCGTCGATCACTCCATAGCCGTACCACGGGTCATGAGGAATTACTTGGCCCGGTGCCGCGACGGCCGACCGCGCCAGAGCCCATTTGAGTGCGAGGACGTTCGCGGTGGAGCCGGCGGGGCGGAGCTCGGGGTGGGCTTGAAGGAGGAGCGCGACGATCCCCGCCGCGACCGCCGTCGAGGGGCTCGTTCCGGTCAAGGTTACGTAGTGGGCGCCCGGTGCGGTCGAGATGATTTGGACCCCGGGCGCTGTCACCTCGGGCTTCAGGTTCGGATCCGTCCGATTCCCGACGAAACTCGCAGACGAAAACGACGCGACGCGTCCCGACGCGTCGACTGCGCCGACGGCGAGGGCCAGAGGGACGTTCGCCGGGATTTCCACATCGCCGTCGTCGAACGGCCCGCCATCGTTCCCGGCCGCGGCCACGACGATCACGCCGCGATCGAGGGCCCATTGGGCCGCGACCGAGACCTCGGTCCCGACGAAGAGCGGAGCGGAGGAGCCCAAGGAGACCGAGATGATGTCGGCGCCGCGGGTCCCGTCTCCGAAGGGGTCCACACAAAACCGGATGCCGTCGGCAACGACACGGGAACTCCCGAAACCGGTGTTGTTGATTGCCTTCGCCACAAGGAGAGCGGCATCCGGTGCAATGCCTCTCAGGCTGCCGTTCGCGGCGATGAGTCCGGCCATCGCGGTGCCATGTCCCTCGTCATCGTACGGGTCGGGGCGCAGGTTGACGAAATCCTTCCACCCGACGAGTCGAAGATGGGCAAAGTCCGGGTGGAGCATATCGATCCCGCTGTCCACGATGCAGACCGTGACGCCTTTCCCGGTCAGCCCCATCGAATTGAGATCTCGTGCTCCCGTCATCGCGAACGCCCATTCGGATCGCGCGACGTGAGGGCCGAAGACGGTGCCGAGGTTCACGAGATGGGTTTCCGCGATGACCGCGAACGAGCCCAGGACGAGGATGACCGCGAGGACCGCAGCCCGATGGGCCCGGTTTCGGCCGCGGTAGAAGTCCGGCGGCAGCCTGGGAATTCGTTCGGAGAGGACCCGTTGAGGAGTCGCTTCGCCCACCGAGATTCCACTCAGCGGGGGCATGGGATGTCCGGAGCCCGCGGGCGGATCCGGCGTGCGGGAACTCTCTGAAGTCGGCATCGAGCCTGTCGCTCGAGCGTACGATCGCCAGGATATCAATTCAATTGGACATTTCTCGAAAAGGAGAATCGGCAGTCGCCGGAGCCTTCCGGTCGTTCCTAGGCAGCGGCTCGGTTTTCACAAGTCGCCAAGCTGCGCACCCGGTCCGTTCACCCGGCAACATTGTGGGCCGCAGACGAACTATCGTGCGATCTTGAAATTGAACATGGGCGTCTTCATGGTGCCCATCAACTGGACCCATACCGGCACGACCATTTCGACCCCGCGGGCCGTCGTGATGTCCCCGAGGTCGACCACCCGCTTCCAGCCGAAGCTTCGGAGGATCTCGGTCACCTTCGCCTTGGCGCCTGCGTCGTTCCCGCTCACGAACACATCGTGGTCGCCTTCCGCCACCAGGTCAGGATTGACCATGACCATGTTGGTCATCGTGTTCAGGGTCTTGACGACTTTCGCCTTGGGGAAGGCCCTCTGGATCTGCTCGCCGAGCGAGTCCGTGTTGCACACGATCAGAGACGGTGGCATCCCCTTCGAGAAATCGAGCGGATTCGCGATGTCGATCAGGATCTTGTCGGCGAGGTTCCTCTCGCCCGCGAGGCTCAATGCTTT
Proteins encoded in this region:
- a CDS encoding NAD(P)-binding domain-containing protein, translated to MKIGVLGTGAVGRAVGGKLMELGHDVVFGTRDVAKTMADTKPDYMGNPPFSVWIKTHPKAKLAPFADAAAHGEALVNATTGAASLKALSLAGERNLADKILIDIANPLDFSKGMPPSLIVCNTDSLGEQIQRAFPKAKVVKTLNTMTNMVMVNPDLVAEGDHDVFVSGNDAGAKAKVTEILRSFGWKRVVDLGDITTARGVEMVVPVWVQLMGTMKTPMFNFKIAR
- a CDS encoding S8 family serine peptidase; translation: MGEATPQRVLSERIPRLPPDFYRGRNRAHRAAVLAVILVLGSFAVIAETHLVNLGTVFGPHVARSEWAFAMTGARDLNSMGLTGKGVTVCIVDSGIDMLHPDFAHLRLVGWKDFVNLRPDPYDDEGHGTAMAGLIAANGSLRGIAPDAALLVAKAINNTGFGSSRVVADGIRFCVDPFGDGTRGADIISVSLGSSAPLFVGTEVSVAAQWALDRGVIVVAAAGNDGGPFDDGDVEIPANVPLALAVGAVDASGRVASFSSASFVGNRTDPNLKPEVTAPGVQIISTAPGAHYVTLTGTSPSTAVAAGIVALLLQAHPELRPAGSTANVLALKWALARSAVAAPGQVIPHDPWYGYGVIDGKRALGYL